One segment of Mycolicibacterium sp. YH-1 DNA contains the following:
- a CDS encoding ABC transporter permease, with translation MSALRALTERSVLDTVRDGDLIFAIGGPIAFFLCFNVTLRNVIDIEATGASSYPQYILPVIVVQAMIFTAMTTADRAARDHLSGMGIRLRSLPISALVPVTARMLSALIRASAALLASIGIGYVFGFRFEGHLGHALAFCAIALVLSLALSLGADALGSVATDAEAAGQTLLIPQLLLVMLSTGIAPAAAFPGWLGWFVSHQPVSKIAGTLRDLAGGDVQGSALLVTLAWCAGLLVAFGGIALRMQRRNV, from the coding sequence GTGAGCGCTCTTCGCGCCCTGACCGAGCGGTCGGTGCTCGACACCGTGCGCGACGGCGACCTGATATTCGCCATCGGCGGTCCGATCGCGTTCTTCCTGTGCTTCAACGTCACGCTGCGCAATGTCATCGATATTGAGGCCACCGGCGCCTCCTCATACCCGCAGTACATCCTGCCGGTGATCGTCGTGCAGGCGATGATCTTCACCGCGATGACGACGGCCGACCGGGCCGCGCGAGATCATCTGAGCGGCATGGGTATTCGTCTGCGCAGCCTGCCCATCTCGGCACTGGTCCCTGTCACCGCGCGGATGCTGTCGGCGCTGATCCGCGCGAGCGCCGCACTTCTCGCGTCGATTGGCATCGGCTACGTTTTCGGCTTCCGGTTCGAGGGCCACCTCGGGCATGCCCTGGCGTTCTGCGCCATCGCCCTCGTGCTGTCGCTGGCGCTGTCACTGGGCGCCGACGCACTTGGATCGGTGGCCACCGATGCCGAGGCCGCCGGGCAGACGCTGCTCATCCCGCAACTGCTGCTGGTGATGCTCTCGACGGGGATCGCACCCGCCGCGGCCTTCCCGGGTTGGCTGGGATGGTTCGTTTCCCACCAACCGGTCTCGAAGATCGCGGGCACGCTGCGCGATCTGGCTGGGGGCGATGTGCAGGGCAGCGCGCTGCTCGTCACCCTGGCGTGGTGCGCAGGCCTACTGGTGGCATTCGGCGGGATCGCGCTACGGATGCAGCGGAGGAACGTGTGA
- a CDS encoding ABC transporter permease yields MSTQTEYASTFAQQTRLQAGRLLRRWTREPVVLVQALIFPTFLLVVYKLVIGESVINLTGSNSLYGLVPMCAIVGAMFGAIGAGASLPDERSSGLMSRLWALPVHRASALSGRLLAEAGRALVGAIAITAVGIAMGLRLNQGWLAAIGFVLIPVLMVIGFATVIIAVGVQAGGKNIITGLSAVCFLLLFFNSGMVPIDVFPGWSQPVVAAQPMSPAIEAMRGLSEGGPTLWPVLQSVAWVIGLMAVFGPIAVRGYRIAAESGA; encoded by the coding sequence GTGAGCACCCAGACCGAGTACGCGAGCACGTTCGCCCAGCAGACTCGCCTACAGGCTGGCCGGCTGCTGCGTCGCTGGACACGCGAACCCGTCGTCCTTGTGCAGGCGCTCATCTTCCCGACGTTCCTGTTGGTCGTCTACAAGTTGGTGATCGGCGAGTCCGTCATCAACCTCACCGGCAGCAACAGCCTCTACGGGCTGGTGCCCATGTGCGCGATCGTCGGCGCGATGTTCGGTGCCATCGGCGCGGGTGCATCGCTGCCCGACGAACGCAGCTCGGGGCTGATGAGCCGGCTGTGGGCGCTGCCGGTGCACCGGGCCAGTGCACTGTCGGGCCGCCTGCTGGCCGAGGCGGGCCGCGCGCTGGTCGGCGCGATCGCCATCACCGCCGTCGGTATTGCGATGGGTCTGCGCCTGAACCAGGGTTGGCTTGCCGCAATCGGATTCGTGCTCATCCCGGTGCTGATGGTGATCGGCTTCGCGACGGTCATCATCGCCGTTGGCGTGCAGGCAGGCGGCAAGAACATCATCACGGGCCTGTCGGCGGTGTGCTTCCTGCTGCTGTTCTTCAACTCCGGCATGGTGCCGATCGATGTGTTTCCCGGCTGGTCGCAGCCGGTGGTGGCCGCTCAGCCGATGTCACCGGCCATCGAGGCGATGCGCGGGCTGTCCGAGGGCGGGCCGACGCTGTGGCCCGTGCTGCAGTCGGTGGCCTGGGTTATCGGGCTGATGGCGGTGTTCGGGCCAATCGCGGTGCGGGGCTATCGCATCGCCGCCGAATCCGGAGCCTGA
- a CDS encoding VOC family protein, translating into MEILASRVLFRPADYQRSVTFYRDDIGLAIAREYGGGMVFYAGQSLIELAGHGEHNHDAGPFPGALWLQVRDVYATQAELHSRDVSIAREARQEPWGLHEMHVTDPDGVTLIFVQVPETHPLRRDARS; encoded by the coding sequence GTGGAGATTCTCGCCAGTCGCGTCCTGTTCCGGCCGGCGGACTACCAGCGGTCGGTGACGTTCTACCGCGACGACATCGGTCTGGCCATCGCCCGCGAATACGGTGGCGGCATGGTGTTCTACGCCGGGCAGTCGTTGATCGAACTGGCCGGCCACGGTGAGCACAACCACGATGCAGGACCGTTCCCCGGCGCGCTGTGGCTGCAGGTGCGCGACGTCTACGCGACGCAGGCCGAACTACACAGCCGCGACGTGTCGATCGCCCGCGAGGCCCGCCAGGAACCGTGGGGTCTGCATGAGATGCACGTGACCGACCCCGACGGCGTCACCCTGATCTTCGTCCAGGTCCCCGAGACCCATCCGCTGCGGCGCGATGCCAGGAGCTGA
- a CDS encoding DUF3349 domain-containing protein, whose protein sequence is MADNQGLMDNVLAWLHEGYPEGVPQKDYFPLLALLKRSLTEDEVISAAQSILRSTDADTVTEAEIRTAVHAVIEKEPNPEEIHQVASRLASVGWPLATPAR, encoded by the coding sequence ATGGCAGACAACCAGGGCCTCATGGACAACGTGCTCGCGTGGCTGCACGAGGGCTATCCGGAGGGTGTGCCGCAGAAGGACTACTTCCCGTTGCTCGCGCTGCTGAAGCGGTCGCTGACGGAGGACGAGGTCATCAGTGCGGCGCAGTCGATCCTGAGGTCCACTGACGCCGACACCGTCACCGAGGCCGAGATCCGCACCGCCGTGCACGCCGTCATCGAGAAGGAACCCAACCCCGAGGAGATTCATCAGGTCGCGTCGCGGCTCGCCTCGGTGGGATGGCCACTGGCCACGCCCGCCCGCTGA
- a CDS encoding inorganic phosphate transporter — protein MSAELIILVLLIATALAFDFTNGFHDTGNAMATSIATRALKPKTAVLLAGVLNLVGAFLSVEVALTVTTSVLRIQDTKTGTLLPNIDASTGLTIIFAGLIGGILWNLLTWLFGIPSSSSHALFGGLIGAGMAAVGLAGVNWAGVTQKVLIPAVAAPLIAGLVAACGTWLVYRITRRVVKKRREDGFRWGQIATASLVALSHGTNDAQKTMGVIALALITTGHLTGDVKEDGLPFWIIASCALAIGLGTYLGGWRVIRTLGKGLVEIESPQGFAAEASSAAIILSSSAAGMALSTTHVATGSILGSGVGKPGAQVRWAVAGRMALAWLVTLPAAGIVGALAFWLSHSVAGFTTQLVGDGLIFLILVGLSFYMWWRAQQQKVDSSNVNADWDDSTNSVIPADVREATVTPKDSAAV, from the coding sequence ATGAGCGCAGAGCTGATCATCCTCGTGTTGTTGATCGCCACGGCACTGGCCTTCGACTTCACGAATGGCTTCCACGACACGGGGAATGCCATGGCGACGTCGATCGCCACGCGTGCGCTCAAGCCGAAGACGGCGGTTCTGCTCGCCGGTGTGCTGAACCTCGTCGGCGCCTTCCTCTCCGTCGAGGTGGCGCTGACCGTGACGACCTCGGTGCTGAGGATCCAGGACACCAAGACCGGCACGCTGTTGCCGAACATCGATGCCTCGACGGGTTTGACGATCATCTTCGCCGGCCTGATCGGCGGCATCCTGTGGAACCTGCTGACCTGGTTGTTCGGCATCCCGTCGAGTTCATCGCACGCACTGTTCGGCGGCCTCATCGGCGCTGGCATGGCTGCGGTGGGGCTGGCCGGTGTCAACTGGGCGGGCGTGACGCAGAAGGTGCTGATCCCCGCCGTCGCGGCCCCGCTGATCGCCGGCCTCGTCGCGGCATGCGGCACGTGGCTGGTCTACCGGATCACCCGCAGGGTCGTGAAGAAGCGCCGTGAGGACGGCTTCCGCTGGGGGCAGATCGCCACGGCATCGCTGGTCGCGCTGTCGCACGGCACCAACGACGCGCAGAAGACCATGGGCGTCATCGCCCTCGCGCTCATCACCACCGGCCATCTGACGGGTGACGTCAAGGAGGACGGCCTGCCGTTCTGGATCATCGCGTCCTGCGCGCTGGCCATCGGACTCGGCACCTACCTCGGCGGCTGGCGTGTCATCCGCACGCTGGGTAAGGGACTCGTCGAGATCGAGTCGCCGCAGGGCTTCGCCGCCGAGGCGTCCTCGGCCGCGATCATCCTGAGCTCCAGCGCCGCGGGTATGGCGCTGTCCACCACACACGTGGCGACCGGCTCGATCCTTGGCAGCGGCGTCGGAAAGCCTGGTGCCCAGGTGCGCTGGGCCGTCGCCGGACGCATGGCGCTGGCATGGCTCGTCACGCTGCCCGCTGCGGGCATCGTCGGCGCGCTGGCCTTCTGGCTGTCGCACTCGGTGGCGGGCTTCACCACGCAGCTGGTGGGTGACGGGCTGATCTTCCTCATCCTGGTGGGCCTGTCGTTCTACATGTGGTGGCGCGCCCAGCAGCAGAAGGTGGACAGCTCCAACGTCAACGCCGACTGGGATGACTCCACCAACTCGGTGATCCCCGCCGATGTCCGCGAGGCCACCGTCACGCCGAAGGACTCGGCCGCCGTCTGA
- a CDS encoding DUF3349 domain-containing protein, which yields MNGFLAKIVAWLNAGYPEGVPGPDRVPLLALLTRRLTSDEVRTVAQDLMDRGEFDHVDIGVLITGITDELPLPQDVERVRERLAVAGWPLDDPRDDEPETSP from the coding sequence GTGAACGGATTTCTCGCCAAGATCGTGGCGTGGCTCAATGCCGGGTATCCCGAGGGAGTGCCCGGCCCCGATCGAGTGCCGCTGCTGGCCCTGCTGACCCGCAGGCTCACCAGTGACGAAGTCAGGACGGTGGCCCAGGACCTGATGGACCGCGGTGAGTTCGACCACGTCGACATCGGCGTCCTCATCACCGGAATCACCGATGAGCTGCCGCTGCCGCAGGACGTCGAGCGGGTCCGGGAGCGCCTGGCCGTCGCCGGCTGGCCGCTGGACGATCCACGTGACGATGAACCGGAGACCTCGCCATAG
- the menE gene encoding o-succinylbenzoate--CoA ligase: MPSAPALIAALEGVLGGRESGIALVPAAQHEAELITTALRVGEDVDDDVAVIVSTSGTTGVPKGAMLTAAALIASADATHERLGGAGTWLLALPAHHVAGLQVVVRSIISGTVPVVLNPSFSAAELPVAVDAMGSGRRYASLVAVQLDKALNDPDATAALAQLDAVLIGGGPLPGTLRERSTAAGISVVRTYGMSETAGGCVYDGVALSGVRVRVGDDGRVALGGDTIAKGYRNPADPDPFAETGWFQTDDVGVQDDSGVLQIVGRIDDAISTGGLTVMPTLVEAALATHPAIADCAVFGVTDARLGQRVAVAVVLATGAGAPTSAQLREHVTATLDATAAPREVHVVDQVPRRGIGKVDRRELTKRFDTGG, encoded by the coding sequence GTGCCGTCGGCACCCGCGCTGATCGCCGCCCTCGAGGGCGTCCTCGGCGGCCGGGAATCCGGGATCGCGCTGGTGCCGGCCGCCCAACACGAGGCCGAGCTGATCACCACCGCCCTGCGAGTGGGCGAGGACGTCGACGACGACGTCGCGGTCATCGTGTCGACATCGGGCACGACGGGAGTTCCCAAGGGGGCCATGCTTACCGCGGCCGCCCTGATCGCGAGCGCGGATGCCACCCACGAACGGCTCGGCGGTGCGGGTACGTGGCTGCTGGCATTGCCGGCCCACCACGTCGCGGGGCTTCAGGTGGTGGTTCGCAGCATCATCTCGGGCACCGTGCCCGTCGTGCTGAACCCGAGCTTCTCCGCCGCCGAGCTGCCGGTGGCGGTCGACGCCATGGGCTCGGGACGCCGGTACGCCTCGCTGGTGGCCGTGCAGTTGGACAAGGCACTGAACGATCCGGATGCGACGGCGGCACTGGCGCAGTTGGACGCCGTGCTGATCGGCGGCGGTCCGCTACCCGGGACGCTTCGCGAAAGATCTACGGCGGCAGGGATTTCCGTGGTTCGCACCTACGGCATGAGCGAGACCGCGGGCGGATGTGTGTACGACGGCGTTGCGCTGTCAGGAGTCCGGGTGCGAGTCGGCGACGACGGCCGGGTGGCGTTGGGCGGCGACACCATCGCCAAGGGCTACCGAAATCCGGCCGATCCGGACCCGTTCGCCGAGACCGGCTGGTTTCAGACTGATGATGTTGGTGTGCAGGATGATTCGGGCGTACTGCAGATAGTCGGCAGGATCGACGACGCCATCAGCACCGGCGGGCTCACGGTCATGCCCACGCTGGTCGAGGCCGCACTCGCCACTCATCCCGCCATCGCCGACTGCGCGGTGTTCGGCGTCACCGACGCGCGCCTCGGGCAGCGGGTGGCGGTCGCGGTGGTGCTGGCCACAGGCGCGGGCGCGCCGACGTCGGCGCAACTGCGCGAGCACGTCACAGCGACGCTGGATGCCACCGCGGCGCCGCGCGAGGTGCATGTCGTCGACCAGGTGCCACGCCGGGGCATCGGCAAGGTGGACCGACGGGAGCTCACAAAACGATTCGACACCGGTGGATGA
- a CDS encoding pyridoxamine 5'-phosphate oxidase family protein codes for MRRDVTTAEELRAIVGQPVPAVANKVKSRLSDAQQHWLSHSPLGFVATTDAEGRVDVSPKGDPPGFVHIIDDVTIAIPERPGNKRVDGYLNVLQRPHVGTVFVIPGRGDTLRINGTARVLADADYFDQMVVDGKRPILALEIAVEEVFFHCAKAFLRSDAWKPETWNPTAVPSVAQLAKAIKPDMSDEQLEAYYAEDNMRRILY; via the coding sequence ATGCGCCGTGACGTCACCACCGCCGAGGAACTCCGCGCGATCGTCGGGCAGCCCGTGCCCGCCGTCGCGAACAAGGTGAAGAGCAGGCTGTCAGACGCGCAGCAGCACTGGCTGTCACACTCACCGCTGGGTTTCGTCGCCACCACCGACGCCGAGGGTCGCGTGGACGTCTCCCCCAAGGGCGACCCGCCGGGGTTCGTGCACATCATCGATGACGTCACCATCGCGATCCCCGAACGCCCTGGCAACAAACGGGTCGATGGCTACCTCAACGTGCTGCAACGCCCGCATGTCGGCACGGTGTTCGTGATACCGGGTCGCGGGGACACCCTGCGGATCAACGGCACCGCACGCGTCCTTGCCGATGCGGACTACTTCGACCAGATGGTCGTCGATGGCAAGCGGCCGATCCTGGCGTTGGAGATCGCGGTCGAGGAGGTGTTCTTCCACTGTGCCAAGGCCTTTCTGCGCTCCGACGCCTGGAAGCCCGAGACCTGGAACCCGACCGCCGTGCCCAGCGTGGCGCAACTCGCCAAGGCCATCAAGCCCGATATGAGCGACGAACAACTCGAGGCGTACTACGCCGAGGACAACATGCGCAGGATCCTCTACTAG
- a CDS encoding AI-2E family transporter codes for MTTAAGRDDRAVSPLVRAAAAWSWRLLVIAAVALVTLEIISRLGVVFVPIAIALVFTALMLPAVDFLDRYGAARGGAVAFVLVLGLAVLAGVLTFVVNQFIDGAPQLVDEVTRSIDSTRDWLINGPAGLSADQINHAGDTVIEALQNNQTQLTTGALSTAGTIAEILTGALLCLFTVIFFLLGGRSIWEFVTRLIPSEQRARVREAGAAGFHSLAGYARATSLVALVDAVAIGSGLAIMGIPLALPLASLIFLGAFVPLVGALVTGFLAVIVALLAKGFVYALITLALIIAVMQLEAHVLQPLVMGHAVSLHPLAVVIGITAGGVLYGVIGALLAVPAIAFFNSFVRVLVAEDPGARADALDADDGPLVDADAG; via the coding sequence ATGACCACCGCCGCGGGGCGCGACGATCGGGCGGTCAGCCCGCTCGTTCGCGCCGCCGCGGCGTGGTCGTGGCGGCTGCTCGTCATCGCGGCGGTGGCACTTGTCACCCTGGAGATCATCAGCCGCCTCGGCGTCGTCTTCGTCCCCATTGCAATCGCCCTCGTCTTCACCGCGCTGATGCTTCCCGCCGTCGACTTTCTCGACCGGTACGGCGCGGCGCGCGGGGGCGCCGTTGCGTTCGTCCTCGTCCTCGGCCTCGCAGTACTGGCCGGGGTCCTCACCTTTGTCGTGAACCAATTCATTGACGGTGCACCACAACTCGTCGACGAGGTCACCCGCAGCATCGACAGCACGCGGGACTGGCTGATCAACGGTCCCGCCGGCTTGAGTGCTGACCAGATCAATCACGCCGGTGACACCGTCATCGAAGCGCTGCAGAACAATCAGACTCAACTGACGACCGGGGCGCTGTCGACAGCGGGCACCATCGCCGAGATCCTCACGGGCGCACTGCTCTGCCTTTTCACCGTCATCTTCTTCCTCCTCGGCGGCCGCAGCATCTGGGAGTTCGTCACCCGCCTGATTCCCAGCGAACAGCGGGCCCGTGTTCGCGAGGCAGGCGCAGCGGGATTCCACTCACTGGCCGGCTACGCGCGGGCGACGTCGCTGGTAGCACTCGTCGACGCCGTCGCCATCGGCAGCGGGCTGGCGATCATGGGAATTCCGCTGGCGCTTCCGTTGGCCTCGCTGATCTTCCTCGGCGCCTTCGTTCCCTTGGTGGGTGCGTTGGTGACCGGGTTTCTGGCCGTCATCGTGGCGCTGCTTGCCAAGGGATTCGTGTACGCCCTGATCACCCTCGCCCTGATCATCGCCGTCATGCAGCTCGAGGCACACGTCCTGCAACCACTGGTGATGGGGCACGCGGTGTCACTGCACCCGCTCGCCGTGGTCATCGGTATCACCGCGGGAGGCGTCCTCTACGGCGTGATCGGCGCCCTGCTCGCGGTGCCCGCCATCGCCTTCTTCAACAGCTTCGTCCGCGTCCTGGTCGCCGAGGACCCCGGTGCGCGAGCCGATGCTCTCGACGCCGATGACGGCCCGCTGGTGGATGCCGACGCGGGTTGA
- a CDS encoding lipase maturation factor family protein, translating to MDWLAAPESWWARLVMERGIAAVYVVAFLCAALQFRGLMGSHGMTPVPRFLSHRPFRSTPSVFHMFYSDRFFATVCWAGVAISAAMVLGLADAVPLWAAMALWLALWTAYLSIVNVGQVWYSFGWESLLLEAGFLTIFLGNDETAPPGLVLWLAAWLLFRVEFGAGMIKLRGDRCWRDLTCLYYHHETQPMPGPLSWFFHRMPKPLHRIEVAGNHVAQLIVPFGLFFPQPVATVAAIVIVVTQLWLVASGNFAWLNWVTIILAFSAIDDGFVATALGAAPPPEHPDALPTWFAVAVIAYTALVAVLSWRPARNLVSHRQRMNSTFDPFHLVNAYGAFGSVSKVRREVVFEGTVNTHIDGHTEWREYGFRGKPGDVARTPRQWSPYHLRLDWLMWFAALSPSYADPWIGRFCQGLLTNATDIVKLLRDNPFPDEPPTYVRAVLYRYRFTTARELIQEHAWWHREPIGEYLAPIGINELRRLVP from the coding sequence ATGGACTGGCTCGCGGCGCCGGAGTCATGGTGGGCCAGACTCGTCATGGAGCGAGGTATCGCAGCCGTGTACGTCGTTGCGTTCCTGTGCGCCGCGCTCCAGTTCCGGGGCCTGATGGGCAGCCACGGTATGACTCCGGTGCCGAGATTCCTGTCGCACCGACCCTTCCGCTCCACGCCGAGCGTCTTTCACATGTTCTACTCGGACCGCTTCTTCGCGACCGTGTGCTGGGCGGGCGTCGCCATCTCCGCCGCCATGGTCCTGGGTCTGGCCGACGCGGTACCGCTGTGGGCGGCGATGGCACTGTGGCTGGCTCTCTGGACGGCGTACCTGTCGATCGTCAACGTCGGGCAGGTGTGGTATTCGTTCGGCTGGGAGTCGCTGCTGTTGGAAGCCGGGTTCCTCACGATCTTCCTCGGCAACGACGAAACGGCGCCTCCCGGGCTCGTGCTGTGGCTCGCCGCGTGGCTGTTGTTCCGCGTCGAGTTCGGCGCGGGCATGATCAAGCTCCGCGGCGACAGATGCTGGCGTGACCTGACGTGTCTGTACTACCACCATGAGACCCAGCCGATGCCGGGGCCACTCAGCTGGTTCTTTCACCGGATGCCGAAACCGTTGCACCGCATCGAGGTTGCGGGAAACCATGTGGCTCAGCTGATAGTGCCGTTCGGTCTCTTCTTCCCGCAACCCGTGGCTACCGTGGCGGCGATCGTCATCGTGGTCACCCAGTTGTGGCTGGTGGCGTCGGGGAACTTCGCCTGGCTCAACTGGGTGACGATCATCCTGGCATTCAGTGCGATCGATGATGGGTTCGTCGCCACCGCGCTCGGGGCGGCACCGCCACCCGAGCACCCTGACGCCCTTCCCACCTGGTTCGCCGTGGCGGTCATCGCCTACACCGCACTCGTGGCAGTGCTGAGCTGGCGGCCCGCCCGAAACCTGGTGTCACATCGGCAGCGGATGAACAGCACATTTGACCCATTTCACCTGGTGAACGCCTACGGCGCGTTCGGCAGCGTGAGCAAGGTCCGCCGGGAGGTCGTCTTCGAGGGCACCGTGAACACCCACATAGATGGGCACACCGAATGGCGGGAGTACGGGTTCAGAGGCAAGCCCGGCGACGTCGCACGGACACCGCGGCAATGGAGCCCCTACCACTTGCGACTGGACTGGTTGATGTGGTTCGCGGCGCTCTCGCCGTCCTACGCCGACCCCTGGATCGGACGCTTCTGCCAGGGCCTTCTGACCAACGCCACCGACATCGTGAAACTGCTGCGCGACAACCCCTTTCCTGACGAGCCGCCGACATACGTCCGCGCCGTTCTCTACCGTTATCGCTTCACCACAGCGCGCGAGTTGATCCAGGAGCACGCCTGGTGGCACCGCGAACCGATCGGCGAGTATCTCGCACCCATCGGCATCAATGAGTTACGGAGGTTGGTGCCGTGA